The DNA region AgtggaagagagaaagcaagaatgtgagaaaaagaacaagGGAAACAGATTAATGAACTTAGGAGAGGACAGGCAAATCTTCTGACGATACTGAGATGAACTGTTGGACCCTCACCAGAAAGGCAAGGAGCCTCTCAACTGGGGACAGTGAAAATTGCACTGTATGATGTTATTCAGAGTGGGACACGAAACCATCCTTTCATGTCCTCAGACAGACCACCCAGTCACTGTAAGGCCAGGAAGCTGACAGCAAGCAAAACAGGTGACAGTGGAGAAGGACCACTCAGCCCTAGCTCCAAGGGAGGACTTTGCTTCTGCTAATTGTGAAAAATGCTcttcaaaaaacccacagcagaCACACCTTGTAAATGCTTGGGAAGCTGCTTCCCAGCAATGTGTGGCACCAGCATCACCTTCAAATGATCAGAAGTGCTGCTGAGCATCAAGAGTAAAAGCCCAGGAAAGTGCTTGAATAGCAACAATttattagagaaagaaaaacttgaaaGTGTTGTTCAAAACCGCTCCTTTGGGACTtttcctgccctccccacaGTGCACTGTCACCTACTGACAGTGTActgaaggcagagcagaagcacTGCTCATTAATGCTGTGGGCATCTTCTCTAAGAAGCTATTCCCATCAACAGCCAATGCCTTCCTGGCACCAGGCCCAGCATGTGGCATGCGTGGGCTCATAGCTCCAAGGCGCAGCTACCGAAAAGAGCCAGGTCTGCACAGGCAGTTACCTCCAAGACTGCTAGTTCTGCCTGGGGCTGAGCCACGGGGCCTTCTTGCCACAGAGAGACAAGAGAGCTAGGgttttttattggttttttttttacctcactTTAATAAGTACTTTAATAAGATCAGCCAGGGCAGGTTGGGATAGTCAGGTCCCAATCTCAACCTCTACCACTTCTGCCACTGCTCCAAAGCCCACCCCCTCCTGGATGATAACCACATCCCTTGGTGAGCCCTCGTCCTGTGCTATAATGCATTTGTCCTCATGCTCGGAGATGGTGATTTCAGCAATGTCCTTTGCTGATGGCGAACGCCCAGTGGGCCTCCCGTGTGCCCCAGGATCTGGAGGGCTGCCTCCAGATAGGTAAGTAGCAATGCAGTGACCACCAGCCGCGATCGGCAGCTTGGCCTCATTTGCTGGTCCTGGCGCCTCCACCATGAGCAAGGTGGGCTCTGTCGCAACCTCCTCCTGGTGGTCCTTCCTCTGAGGCCTTTTTCTTGCTGCCTGAGGTAGGTCCATGTCAAGGGAGGCCACTGCAGTGTTGAGTTCCTCAGggtccttttctgccttgtGGGTGAGCACATGGCATGCAAGGCTCTGGGGAAGGGTGTAGCCCATGCCACAGAGATCGCATTTGCAGGGCTTGTCAGCCAAATGGGATTTCTGGTGGCGCCGCAGCTTCGTGGCCAGGGTGTAGGACTTGCCACGCTGCTCACAGCAGAAAGGGCGCTCGCCTGTGTGCAAGCGCCTGTGGGTGTGCAGTGTGTGGGGGTCCCGCAGTGCACACTGCGCACAGGTGGGCCTCACCCGTGTGGGAGATGAGATGGCGACGCAGCTCTGGCAGCTTGGGGAAGGCATCACTGCAGAAGTGGCACTTGTAGGGCTTCTCTCCCATGTGCAGCCAGAGAGGGGCTTGTGGCCAGCGTGGACAAAGCAGTGCTTCTTGaggtggcagagctgcaggaaggcTTTAACACAGTCACTGCAGCAGTAACTGAGTTTGATCATCTCCTTCTGCGATGGAGCTTTTGGTGGGTTGCCTGGGCTGCCAGAATGACCCTCCACCAGCTCCGTATactcctcctgcccctcagGCCCCTCCAATGGGCCCTTTTCCCCATGCTCTGAGGATGCCAGCCTGGAGTCTTTGCAAGATTTGCTCTCTTTCTCACAAGTCTCTACACTCTCTCCTTCAGAAGGACAGAGCTGCTGGGATTCCtgccctgctgtcctgctgctACAGTCCCACAGGCACTTCCAGAGCTGGCTGGCCAGAGCACGCACCTTGCGCGGCTTGCCAACCAAGTGAGCCCTGAGTCGAACTGCACTTGAGGGTGACAGCAGATCCAGGTCTCCTGGACGTGCCTCTTTATGTCCCGTCTCCCTGTTTTCTGCTGGAGATCTGGGATCCACACCCTCACCCAGTTCTTCCTTGTACCTGCCATTGGCCTTAATGGTTGAGATGGTCTCAAGGCACTGATTCTCAGTCCTCAGCACCTTGGTTTGCCATGGCTCACATCTGGAAGTTGCGATTTCCTCTTCTTGCAGCCCGTGGAAATGTTTGGCAGCTGGCCTGCTAACCTCAGTAGGGACATCAAGGACTGTGGCTTCATCAGTTACCACCTTGGAGACATCGGGATCCtctgcacaaacacaaaagTGGGGTGGATGAATTAACATTGGTGGCTGTTATAGGGCACGATTGCTGCTGGATCAGAGGAATGTGAACCTTGGAGACAGATACTTTGCTATCCAGTAATCATGGGGCTTGAAAACGATTACTTTTATGGCTTTTGAACTAGGGAAGATGGGGagaatttcagttttctctccACAGACGGTACCTGTGCAGCATTTCTAATATTTTGCAGTCAGTATTTCTAGGAGATATCATCGTGACTGGCATAAAACAGGGTAGTGTCCTCCTTTCTTGGCTGGTAGCTCTTAGGAGTGACACAGGGCCAAGGACGGCCATCTCAGAGGGTCTGTGGGGCCAACACGCTGTGCCCAGATGGTGGGGACAGCTGAAGGCTCCGGGTCACCCGCACCCAAGACccaggaatcacagaatgaatcatagaatgtcctgagttggaaggggacccacaaggatcactgAGTCTAATTCCTGCCCTGCACAGGACTACCCCAAAATTCACATCTCTGAGGAtgctgtccaagtgcttcttgaacactgtcaggcttggtgctgtgacgGCCTCCCTGGagagcctgttccaatgctccaccaccctctggttgaagaaccttttcctaatatccaacctaaacctcccctggcacatcttcctgccagtCCCGACCTCACTGGTGGCCAAGAGAGATCAATGCctgcttcttcccttccctttgtgaggaagctgtagaccgcaatgaggtctcccctcggtctcctcttctccagg from Phalacrocorax aristotelis chromosome 10, bGulAri2.1, whole genome shotgun sequence includes:
- the ZNF408 gene encoding LOW QUALITY PROTEIN: zinc finger protein 408 (The sequence of the model RefSeq protein was modified relative to this genomic sequence to represent the inferred CDS: inserted 4 bases in 2 codons; deleted 2 bases in 1 codon; substituted 2 bases at 2 genomic stop codons); its protein translation is MERPGPDASRPGGGAAGPYGPPGVACPVLRSLPPGPALGPALSRVGSTGVXCVGRALPVGAVLGPPGGARGWRSLVQRSPKEVETDVALGWRSGRLRARRPVAAGPSCSAGPRTPPRRRRDGGRTDGGERVVXAPRGXPAAAAGDGASPGGTAAEPLAEDPDVSKVVTDEATVLDVPTEVSRPAAKHFHGLQEEEIATSRCEPWQTKVLRTENQCLETISTIKANGRYKEELGEGVDPRSPAENRETGHKEARPGDLDLLSPSSAVRLRAHLVGKPRKVRALASQLWKCLWDCSSRTAGQESQQLCPSEGESVETCEKESKSCKDSRLASSEHGEKGPLEGPEGQEEYTELVEGHSGSPGNPPKAPSQKEMIKLSYCCSDCVKAFLQLCHLKKHCFVHAGHAPLWLHMGEKPYKCHFCSDAFPKLPELRRHLISHTGEAHLCAVCXLRDPHTLHTHRRLHTGERPFCCEQRGKSYTLATKLRRHQKSHLADKPCKCDLCGMGYTLPQSLACHVLTHKAEKDPEELNTAVASLDMDLPQAARKRPQRKDHQEEVATEPTLLMVEAPGPANEAKLPIAAGGHCIATYLSGGSPPDPGAHGRPTGRSPSAKDIAEITISEHEDKCIIAQDEGSPRDVVIIQEGVGFGAVAEVVEVEIGT